Genomic segment of Prochlorothrix hollandica PCC 9006 = CALU 1027:
ATACCCCAAAAAACCTCAAAAAAAGAATCCGGATACCCAGACACCCTAGGGAATACTATTTAGGGAATCGAACTAGTGAATCGAACTCTGTCTACAATGGGTTCTTAGCAAACGACTATGGCTAATGGCAAAACAGACCATCAGTAGGGAGACAACTGACCCTAATTGTCTTCAAGAACAATGGTTAATTTCTATGGCGATCGCGTAACAAATGCGATGGCCAAGCATGGCTTATTTTAACTATAAAAACTACTCAGATCCTTCGTAGTCTCTCCTATTTTTTACATCTATAAATATACGCAATATTAAACAATAGGACACCTGTGGATACTGAAATCCTAATAATTCAAATCCATAGATTGACGTGATTAGCAGGTGGGATTTTCGCTTTAAGCAGGACAAGATTAACGGGAGGGCGAGGGATCTATGCACCCCCGTGAATCCAGATAGCCAAAACCAATAGTGCCTCCAGCCCAGAGCTATTGACAAAATCAACTCTGGTGGCCCAAGGTCTTGAAGATCGCCGCTATAGACGTAATCGTCCCAGAGACTCCGATCGAGATTGGTAGCGAACGAGTTGAAAGGGTTTAAGCTATTTCAGGCTGAAACGATTGATCTTCATTAAATACCGGGTACGGTTACGTTCGTAATAACGACTTCAGTCGTTCCCCTCTAGGAAGCTATGGACCAGAGCGACTGAAGTCGCTACTACAAACCTGAGCGACTGAAGTCACTACTACAAACCTGAGCGACTGAAGTCGCTACTACAAACCAAAGCCTGGAACGGTTACCTATAGACTGCCCTAGCCAGGGTCAATCCCCAGAAACCCAATCCTCGAAGCTGGTTGACTGACAAAGGATTCTGTCTTGGGCACGGAAACCAAGCCCCTGACGGGTTTTGGTCGCTGTAGGGGTCAGGTTTCCTGACCCGGCCAGTGGTCCAGATCCTAGGGCTAGGGGGATTCATGGACAGAAATTTGAGGGGGGCAGCAGTAGGCATTCCCCCGTCTGGCTTCAGATTTCTAGGGGTCTGAGATCGCCCTAAACCATCATGCAAAAAATCTTTTGTGTCAGGTTCCAAATATAAGCTTATTCTTACAGCTAAGGTAAGATGACCAACAGGCTCCAACCCAGGATTTACCCTTATCTCCTCTGACTAAATCTAGGCCAGGATTTACCACGGGTTGGACAGCTAGTCCTTAGCTTAAATCCAGCAGTATCTATGTTCTACAGCAGTCCTAAATGGGTCATGTGGTGTGCCCCCTCCGGGGGCACACCACACCAAGGGTTTCAGCTATCGAGATGCCTACAACTGATTTAGGGTTGCTATAGCTCAGGCTAATTTTAGAAATTTAGAGACTTGATCACCATGTTTAACTTATGTGACGGAATTCTTTCCGGATCCCAGCACTGTTAGGCATAAAGAATATAATCAAGGCTGGATTGCTGTTAGGTTAATGTTCATGATATCTCAGACTCTGTTTGGGATATTGCAATGACTTCTCCCCTTGGGGAGCTTAGTTCTAAAACTGTCTTAGGGAGCTATAAACATGGCTGTTGAAAAAGTAAACTCCTCCTCTAGCTTGGCCGAAGTGGTCGATCGCATTTTGGACAAGGGCATCGTGATTGATGCTTGGGCACGGGTGTCCCTGGTGGGCATCGAGCTTATTTCCATTGAGGCTCGGATCGTGATTGCCTCCGTTGAGACCTATCTGAAGTACGCCGAAGCCGTGGGTCTCACCGCCCAGGCTGCTGTGCCCGCCTAGATAACGCCATAAAGGGGAACTCTCCCCTTTAGCGCTCAGGTGGTCAATCCCGACGGGGTTATCCCAGCCCTGAGACCGGAGAGGGTTAAGGTGTCTTAGCCTTCCCCGCCTCAGGATGCTTGGATTAATCTGTCGGTTCGGTTCAGGGCTTTCCAGGGGTAAGTCCAGAGACAATCCTGATCACAGACCATGCTGCCCCAGATATCATCCTAAGTCAGGGTTGATCCTGAGCCAGGGGCAATCCTGAGCCAGGGGCAATCCTGAGCAACGGATCTCAACCGGCCCACCCTGACACTATTAAGATTTTTCCATATACCCCTCTTTCCCATATACCCCTCTTTCCCATATACCCCTCTGCCCCAACCCACTATGGGTCACCTCGCAAAATCCCAATGCTCGCCCCTGTCCTAACGCAAGCATAACCAACGCAACACTAGGGGTTGGGGCTGTGGGCGAAGCCGCCTGCCCCAATGAATGGAGGTGCCGGTGCCCTATGGCTAAGGCCAAGGCACAAGGGTCTAGGGTCAACAGTACTGAAGGGATCCTAACCCGCCTCAGATCCTCTTCAGCAGGCTGTGATGGCCATTCACAGACCCCTGGTCTAGATCAGCCTCAGTGGGTTAACCGGGCCAGCAGTCTACCGGGTCAGCCGTGATCTTCTATCCTTAGCTGACCTCTTATGCAAAACTCCTAACCTTTAAACACCCCTCCACCGTAGGGTTCCCGCTTAAAGCGGGACAAGATTAACGGGAGAGTGGGGCGCGGATCGCCCTACTATCTCGGCTTAAGTTGATACCCCACCGTAGACAACAAACCCAGGGAAAATTATGACTTCTTTACAGGCCCAATGGCGAGCTGCCCAGCAGCAACGACAGCAGGAACTGGCCAACCGTGCCCAAGCGGTGCGCAACCGCCTCAGCAACCTGACCATGGAGCGGGATCACAACACCCAAGCCCTGCGGCAAAACCTGACTCAGTTCCGGGATGAGTTGGCCCTGGAAGGGGATTTATTCAAGGAACAGTGCCAGCACCAGGATCAACAGCGCCGCATGGCGGTGACCACTCAGCTCCAGGGTTTTCTGGACGATCGCCAGCAGCAAGCCCAGGAAACTCGTCAAAACTTAGCGGAATTTCGCCAGGATTTAGCCCAACAGCAGGCAGAGTTGTTGCAAGCTGCCCAAGTCGCCGATCGCTCCCGTCACCAAACAGCCCAGGCCCGCCATCGCCAAACCCAAGCCCAGGTGGCCCATCTCCACGCCGATCGCCAACAACAGGAACAGAACCTGCGGCAAGACCTCCATAACTTTCGGCACCATTTAGCCCAGGTCCACAACGCCGATACCCAATATCGGCAAGCCGTCCACGGGGCGATCGCCCAATCCACCCAAGCCTTTCTCCAAGAAGCCCAGCAATTGCGGCAAATTCAGGCTGAGGAGCAACGCCAAAGCCTACAGGAGCACCGCGCCAGCATTAGTACCCACGTCTGGGGCACCCCAGAGTCCTTACCCAAAGCCGCCGCCCCCCGTCGTCCCCTCAGCAGCCCGCCGCGCCCTGCCGCTGTTCCTGGCCCTGCCGCTGTCCCTCGCCCTGCCCCCGTCGCGATCGCCGCCCCCACCCCGGCTCCGGTAGCCGTGGCCGCCCCCACCCCCGCCGCTCCCGCCGCCCCCAACACCCAGGATCAGGTGTACAACTACCTGAAACAACACCCTGGGCAACGGTTAGCCGATTTGGATGTGCCCTTGGGCCTAACGCGGGTTCAAGTGGGGGATGCCCTCCGAGAATTGACCAAACAGGGCAAAATCACCCAGCAAGATCGTGCCTATTTCGTCCAGGAGACCCCTAACTCGTGACCACCGTCCTACAGGCTCGCTCCCGGGGATTTGTCAGCACCCCATTTATTGAACGGCTGACACGGCGGGCATTGCGCTACTTGCAGTCCGGCTATTCGGTGCATTTGCGCGGGCCTGCGGGAACCGGCAAAACCACCATGGCCTTGCACTTGGCGGATCTGTTGGGTCGTCCCATCATGTTGATTTTTGGCGATGATGAGTCCACCAGTGCTGACCTCATCGGCAACCAAAATGGCTATAGCCGCAAAAAGGTGGTGGATAACTACATCCACAGCGTGATCAAGGTGGAAGATGAGATGCGCCACAACTGGGTAGACTCCCGGTTAACCATGGCCTGTCGAGAAGGCTTCACCTTGGTTTATGACGAGTTCAACCGATCGCGGCCTGAGGTCAATAACGTCCTGTTGTCAGCCCTGGAAGAAAAACTACTGGTGTTGCCGCCCTCGGCCCAACATACGGAGTATTTACGGGTTGATCCCCATTTCCGGGGTATTTTCACCTCTAACCCAGAAGAGTATTGCGGGGTTCACTCCACCCAAGATGCCTTGATGGATCGCCTGATTACCATTGATGTGCCGGAGCCTGATGACTTAACCCAACAGGAAATCATGGTGCAAAAAATGGGACTGGTGCGGGAGTCCGCCCAAACCATTGTCAAGTTGGTCAAATCCTTTCGCCAAGACTGCAAGGTGGGCAAGTCGTCGGGCTTACGGGCGGCCTTAATCATCGCCAAAATCTGCCAGGAACATCAAATTCCCGTCAGTGCCCGCAATGATCACTTTCGGGATACCTGCTCTGATGTGCTGCTGTCCCGCACCAAGTTGCCCTTAGAAGACACCACCCAGGTGTTATGGCACTGCCTTAACCGCATGGAGACCCTGGAGCGGGAGTCGGGCGGTCCCCTCTTAATGCCCATGGCCACATCGGCCACGGAGTCCCAAGGAGGGGGAGACAGTACCACTGCCAACCCTAGTACCACTGCCAACCCTAGCCTTGGATCAGCTCCGCCGGAGCATGGCCTCGCCGGTAATGGACACCAGGACAACGGCCTAACCAGCAACGGCCTAACCAGTAACGGCCTAAACGGCAACGAGTCAAAAAGCCATGGGCTAAACGGTAACGGCCTAACCAGTAACGGCCTAACCAGTAACGGCCTAAACGGTAACGGCCTAAACGGTAACGGCCTAAACGGTAACGGCCTAAACGGTAACGGCCTAAATGCTAACGGCCTAAACGGCAACGGTCACAATGGTAACGGTCACAATGGTAACGGTCACAATGGTAACGGAGCCAATGGCCATGCCGACAGTCAGGGCACGGTGAATCGGGTTCAGGCAGACAGCCCTGGCTCTGGGGTTCTGGAGCATCCCCCCAGCGATCGCCCTAACCCCCCCCTTACCCCTAGCTCTGGCGATCTAGTCCCCCTGCCCCGCCACGGCAGCAGCCTAACCCCTGCCACCGACGAAACCCTCTCCTTTGGTAACGACACGGAACAGGCCATTTACCGTTACCTCCAAGCCTCCCAGGGTCAACCCTTGTCGGCGATCGAAGCGGCCCTAGGCATTAACCGGATTCAGGCCGTGGATGCCCTGCGATCCTTGGCTGAACAGGGCCGGGTGGTGATCCAACGGGATGCATCCGCTGCCCATGATGCAGGGCGTACCATCTACAAGGTGGAGCCATCCCAGGACTAGGACCGGTCGATCGCAGCCTTCTATGGGAGACTGGTCGAAGTCTCCCCGGCGATCGCGCCCCCTCCATCGGTTACTCCCCACCCCCCATCACCCTATGCAATCCAACCGAGGCGTTCCCTCAGCTATTCAGTCTTCCACCTTGGCCGATGTCTTAGAACGAGTCCTAGACAAAGGGCTGGTCATCGCTGGGGATATTTCTGTCTCGGTGGCCTCCACGGAACTCTTAAACATCCGCATTCGCCTCTTAATTTCCTCCGTAGACAAAGCCAGGGAGCTAGGCATCAACTGGTGGGAAGGGGATCCCTACCTCCAGAGCCAAGCTCGCCAACTGGCGGAAACCAACCAACAATTGCAGCTCAGGCTCCAGCAACTGGAACAGGAACT
This window contains:
- the gvpA gene encoding gas vesicle structural protein GvpA — protein: MAVEKVNSSSSLAEVVDRILDKGIVIDAWARVSLVGIELISIEARIVIASVETYLKYAEAVGLTAQAAVPA
- a CDS encoding gas vesicle protein; translation: MQSNRGVPSAIQSSTLADVLERVLDKGLVIAGDISVSVASTELLNIRIRLLISSVDKARELGINWWEGDPYLQSQARQLAETNQQLQLRLQQLEQELHYLQQQRAESLPPVTPKVDTSPSYLEDE